Proteins found in one Exiguobacterium sp. 9-2 genomic segment:
- the yaaA gene encoding S4 domain-containing protein YaaA, with the protein MQEIRITTEYVTLGQFLKLSDIISSGGQAKPFLAEVPILVNGEVDQRRGRKLRDGDIIDVEDYGQFIIKNEGN; encoded by the coding sequence ATGCAAGAAATCAGAATTACAACGGAATATGTCACATTAGGGCAGTTCCTGAAACTGTCGGATATCATCTCAAGCGGAGGGCAAGCCAAACCGTTTTTAGCAGAGGTGCCAATTCTAGTCAACGGCGAAGTCGATCAGCGACGTGGTCGTAAATTACGGGATGGAGACATCATTGATGTAGAAGACTACGGTCAGTTCATCATCAAGAACGAGGGTAACTAA